A stretch of Mytilus edulis chromosome 11, xbMytEdul2.2, whole genome shotgun sequence DNA encodes these proteins:
- the LOC139494084 gene encoding sex-determining region Y protein-like has protein sequence MVSTKNKENKSVILYPRSMEMHLYFKHERQRHERQRHERQRHERQRHERQRHERQRHERQRHERQIHERQRHERQRHDMKDRHERQRHERQRHERQRDERQRHERQRHERQRHEKQRHERQKTET, from the exons ATGGTatctacaaaaaataaagaaaacaagagTGTTATTCTTTATCCAAGATCTATGGAAATGCATTTATATTTTAA ACATGAAAGACAAAGACATGAAAGACAAAGACATGAAAGACAAAGACATGAAAGACAGAGACATGAAAGACAGAGACATGAAAGACAGAGACATGAAAGACAAAGACATgaaagacaaatacatgaaagaCAAAGACATGAAAGACAGAGACATG ACATGAAAGACAGACATGAAAGACAGAGACATGAAAGACAGAGACATGAAAGACAGAGAGATGAAAGACAAAGACATGAAAGACAGAGACATGAAAGACAAAGACATGAAAAACAAAGACATGAAAGACAAAAGACAGAGACATGA
- the LOC139494705 gene encoding uncharacterized protein, whose translation MINDIMRRRNGPSTACVALWLFIALFVLQFVNYDWNILNFHLFSDGEPHMEFRGPVKPFTDKYNIGPPPVAKNLPYSTLKPRPWEMKGDTSNDYIHPPRVTEVHLRIMVITYNRAESMLRLLKSLNNVDYLDDRVVLEIWVDRSKDGVIDKKTFDTARNFSFEKGFKTVHQQDKHVGIYGQWIDTWQPTADSKEIAVIFEDDITVSPFFYRYLKKVHARYDNRPEVNGYSLQGISIKHGGAGGNLHAPDNHVVFLYPIVGSWGFSPKKENWIEFQRWFAEARKNTSFQPYVPGILPTGWYKTFLKQGKTDSMWTMWHIFYAYSKKERTLYPNFPKNAGMTINWKEKGLHFAKTLKNTDPLVMEWDPRLDNLPEEPIHLDANGKIVTS comes from the exons ATGATAAATGACATTATG AGGAGAAGAAATGGACCGTCTACTGCGTGTGTTGCATTGTGGTTGTTTATAGCTTTGTTTGTTCTACAGTTCGTAAACTATGATTGGAACATATTAAATTTCCATTTGTTCAGTGATGGAGAACCACATATGGAATTT AGGGGACCTGTCAAACCATTTACAGACAAATATAACATAGGACCGCCTCCAGTTGCGAAGAATTTGCCATATTCCACACTTAAACCTCGACCATGGGAGATGAAAGGAGATACAAGCAATGATTACATTCATCCACCAAGAGTAACAGAAGTTCATTTAAGAATAATGGTCATCACGTACAATAGGGCAGAGTCTATGCTTCGATTGTTGAAATCTTTGAACAATGTAGATTACCTAGATGACAGAGTTGTCCTTGAAATTTGGGTGGATAGGTCAAAGGATGGCGTTATAGATAAAAAGACTTTTGATACCGCACGAAATTTTTCCTTTGAAAAAGGTTTCAAAACAGTTCACCAACAGGATAAGCACGTTGGTATATATGGGCAGTGGATTGATACTTGGCAACCAACAGCTGATAGTAAAGAAATTGCTGTTATCTTTGAAGATGATATAACTGTGTCGCCATTTTTCTACCGTTATTTGAAAAAAGTCCACGCTCGTTACGACAATCGACCAGAAGTGAATGGTTATTCATTGCAAGGTATCAGCATTAAACATGGTGGAGCGGGTGGCAATCTCCACGCACCAGACAATCATGTAGTCTTCTTGTATCCCATTGTTGGTTCATGGGGATTTTCACCGAAGAAAGAGAATTGGATAGAATTTCAACGATGGTTTGCAGAAGCACGTAAAAATACAAGCTTTCAGCCTTATGTTCCTGGAATATTACCAACAGGGTGgtataaaacttttttaaaacaGGGGAAAACAGATAGTATGTGGACTATGTGGCACATTTTCTATGCATATAGTAAAAAAGAAAGGACACTTTATCCCAACTTCCCCAAAAATGCTGGCATGACGATAAATTGGAAGGAGAAAGGATTACATTTTGCAAAGACACTTAAAAATACAGATCCATTAGTGATGGAGTGGGATCCTCGATTAGACAATCTTCCCGAGGAACCTATACATTTAGATGCAAATGGAAAGATTGTAACATCATGA